From Enterococcus mundtii, the proteins below share one genomic window:
- a CDS encoding UDP-N-acetylmuramoyl-tripeptide--D-alanyl-D-alanine ligase — protein sequence MNITIQEIAQAVGSHHESTQSITGVEFDSRKIKEGDLFVPLAGARDGHEFIEQAIANGAVASFWSWAAEKAPEGIEIIPVSDPLKAMQELAQYYLKKVGADVVAVTGSNGKTTTKDLTASVLAQGYKTYKTQGNYNNNIGMPYTILHMPQDTEKIVLEMGMDHANEITELSLLAQPKVAAITMIGEAHIENLGSREGIAKAKMEIADGLLPDGLLIVPNNEPLLEPLVAPLSQKIKTFGIEQGDISAQQIIEEKQQTTFIVEGESFTIPLPGKYNVTNALIAYAIGQFFELSLSEIRRGLATVTVTQNRTEWLTAGNGAAILSDVYNANPTAMGLVLDTVASLPAAGRKLAVLADMLELGVDSPLMHASMSEHISSDIFSMIFLYGKEMQALKDALAQKYPDLPVYYTEENKEQLIAAVIAEIQPDDTIVLKGSNSMGLIEVVERLQEMK from the coding sequence ATGAACATAACAATACAAGAAATTGCTCAAGCAGTTGGAAGTCACCATGAGTCAACCCAATCAATCACAGGAGTAGAATTTGATAGCCGCAAAATCAAAGAAGGCGATTTGTTCGTTCCTTTAGCTGGCGCAAGAGATGGGCATGAATTTATTGAACAAGCTATCGCAAATGGGGCAGTTGCTTCTTTTTGGAGTTGGGCAGCCGAAAAGGCACCAGAGGGGATCGAGATCATACCAGTTTCTGATCCTTTAAAAGCAATGCAAGAGTTGGCGCAATACTATTTGAAAAAAGTTGGGGCAGATGTGGTGGCTGTTACCGGTAGTAATGGGAAGACGACCACAAAGGATCTAACAGCTTCTGTCTTAGCGCAAGGATATAAAACTTATAAAACACAAGGAAATTACAATAATAATATTGGCATGCCTTATACGATCTTGCATATGCCTCAAGATACTGAAAAAATCGTTTTAGAAATGGGAATGGATCATGCCAATGAAATTACGGAACTCTCGTTGCTGGCACAACCAAAAGTTGCAGCAATCACGATGATCGGTGAGGCTCATATCGAGAATTTAGGGTCACGAGAAGGTATCGCCAAAGCAAAAATGGAAATTGCTGACGGGTTGCTACCAGACGGATTATTGATCGTACCGAATAATGAACCATTGCTAGAACCGTTGGTTGCTCCATTGTCTCAAAAAATCAAGACGTTTGGAATCGAACAAGGCGATATTTCTGCACAACAAATCATTGAAGAAAAGCAACAAACGACATTTATCGTTGAAGGCGAATCATTCACGATCCCTTTACCTGGTAAGTATAATGTGACGAACGCGCTGATTGCTTATGCGATCGGGCAGTTTTTCGAGTTGTCTCTGTCGGAAATCCGACGAGGTCTAGCAACTGTCACAGTGACACAAAACCGAACAGAATGGCTGACTGCTGGAAACGGGGCAGCGATCTTAAGCGATGTTTATAATGCCAATCCTACAGCTATGGGATTAGTCTTAGATACTGTAGCAAGCCTCCCAGCAGCGGGACGAAAACTTGCCGTGTTAGCCGATATGTTGGAGCTAGGGGTAGACTCGCCTCTCATGCATGCTTCCATGAGTGAACATATTTCTTCAGACATCTTCTCGATGATCTTTTTGTATGGAAAAGAAATGCAGGCGTTAAAAGATGCTTTGGCTCAGAAATATCCTGATTTGCCGGTTTATTATACCGAAGAAAATAAAGAGCAATTGATTGCAGCGGTGATTGCTGAGATCCAGCCAGATGACACGATTGTACTAAAAGGTAGTAATAGTATGGGCTTGATTGAAGTGGTCGAACGACTACAAGAAATGAAATAA
- the cshA gene encoding degradosome RNA helicase CshA — protein MKFKELELSPELLKSVERAGFEEATPIQSETIPLALQGKDVIGQAQTGTGKTAAFGLPMLEKIDASRQELQGLVIAPTRELAIQTQEELYRLGRDKRVRVQAVYGGADIGRQIRGLKDRPHIVVGTPGRMLDHINRHTLKLGTVETLVLDEADEMLNMGFLEDIESIISKVPDQRQTLLFSATMPPAIKNIGVKFMKDPTHVKIKTKEMTADLIDQYYVRAKEYEKFDVMTRLLDVQSPELTIVFGRTKRRVDELARGLEARGYRAEGIHGDLSQQKRMSVLRSFKSGHLDILVATDVAARGLDISGVTHVYNYDIPQDPESYVHRIGRTGRAGKGGMSVTFVTPNEMGYLHVIENLTKKRMTTLRPPTEKEAFKGQLGAAIEQIEEKLEENGLDKYLQTADKLLEEYSAQDLVALLLKTTAKDPSDATPVKITPERPLPMQKKGYNKNGKRGGGSGGGNSRNRRDNGNYRGNKNSKGSGSYSKNHNKQKDNGGKRTNDKKRGFVIRTNND, from the coding sequence TTGAAATTTAAAGAACTAGAATTATCACCAGAATTATTAAAATCAGTAGAACGTGCAGGATTTGAAGAAGCGACGCCGATCCAATCAGAAACGATCCCACTTGCCTTACAAGGTAAAGATGTGATTGGACAAGCACAAACAGGAACAGGTAAAACTGCTGCGTTTGGCTTACCGATGTTAGAGAAAATCGATGCAAGTCGTCAAGAACTACAAGGATTGGTTATTGCACCAACACGTGAATTAGCGATCCAAACACAAGAAGAACTTTATCGTTTAGGACGTGACAAACGTGTCCGTGTCCAAGCTGTCTATGGTGGCGCCGATATCGGTCGCCAAATCCGTGGATTGAAAGACCGTCCACATATCGTCGTTGGTACACCGGGTCGTATGTTAGACCATATCAACCGTCACACATTGAAACTTGGAACAGTTGAAACATTAGTATTAGATGAAGCAGACGAAATGTTGAACATGGGCTTCTTAGAAGATATCGAAAGTATTATCTCTAAAGTACCAGACCAACGTCAAACACTATTGTTCTCAGCAACAATGCCACCAGCAATCAAAAACATCGGTGTGAAATTCATGAAAGATCCAACACACGTGAAAATCAAAACCAAAGAAATGACTGCTGATTTGATCGATCAATACTATGTACGCGCAAAAGAATACGAAAAATTCGATGTGATGACTCGCTTGCTCGATGTACAATCACCAGAATTAACGATCGTCTTCGGACGTACAAAACGTCGTGTAGATGAATTAGCTCGTGGCTTAGAAGCTCGTGGCTATCGTGCAGAAGGTATCCATGGCGACCTTTCCCAACAAAAACGTATGAGCGTATTACGTTCATTCAAGAGTGGTCATTTAGATATTTTAGTTGCTACAGACGTAGCTGCACGTGGTTTAGATATCTCAGGAGTTACTCATGTATACAACTATGATATCCCACAAGATCCAGAAAGCTATGTTCACCGTATCGGTCGTACTGGTCGTGCAGGTAAAGGTGGTATGTCAGTAACTTTCGTTACACCAAACGAAATGGGTTACTTACATGTTATTGAAAACTTAACGAAAAAACGTATGACAACTTTACGTCCACCGACTGAAAAAGAAGCATTCAAAGGACAACTAGGCGCTGCTATTGAACAAATCGAAGAAAAACTTGAAGAGAATGGCTTAGATAAATATCTGCAAACTGCGGATAAATTATTGGAAGAATACTCTGCTCAAGATTTAGTCGCTTTATTGTTGAAAACAACAGCCAAAGATCCATCAGATGCAACACCAGTAAAAATCACACCAGAACGTCCATTGCCAATGCAAAAAAAAGGCTACAACAAAAATGGTAAACGTGGTGGCGGAAGTGGCGGCGGAAACAGCCGTAATCGTCGTGATAATGGCAACTACCGTGGCAACAAAAATTCAAAAGGTAGCGGTAGCTACAGCAAAAACCATAACAAACAAAAAGACAATGGTGGAAAACGCACAAACGACAAAAAACGTGGTTTCGTGATCCGCACGAACAACGACTAA
- the acpS gene encoding holo-ACP synthase has product MIKGIGIDAVELSRIAKIIKEKQNFIDRVLTPSEIEMFRLLPFHRQVEFLGGRYACKEAFSKAWGTGIGKVTFQEIEILKNGSGQPIVTKSPHEGAVWVSITHTDELAFAQIILED; this is encoded by the coding sequence ATGATAAAAGGGATTGGGATTGATGCAGTTGAACTGTCGAGGATTGCTAAGATCATTAAAGAAAAGCAAAACTTTATTGATCGTGTACTGACACCAAGTGAAATCGAAATGTTTCGTTTGCTGCCATTTCATCGTCAGGTTGAGTTTTTAGGCGGTCGTTATGCATGTAAAGAAGCTTTTTCAAAGGCTTGGGGAACAGGGATCGGTAAAGTTACCTTTCAAGAGATCGAAATTTTAAAAAATGGATCAGGACAACCAATTGTAACGAAATCTCCACATGAAGGAGCAGTCTGGGTCAGCATCACACATACAGACGAGTTAGCTTTTGCACAGATTATTTTAGAAGACTAG
- the alr gene encoding alanine racemase — translation MVIAWHRPTKAIVHKQAITENVANEIARLNGKELFAVVKADGYGHGAIETAEAAKKGGASGFCVATLDEGIELREAGFTQPILVLNMVPIDALTLAVIHDLSITAGTKEWLEAAATYIAERHLEYLLKLHLKVDTGMGRIGFLNSAEVNEAVEIIQDSPNLEWEGIYTHFSTADQADTTYWEQQNQKFSEIIESLPTLPRYIHSSNSATALWHEKAIGNMIRYGVAMYGLNPSGHALAEVYPLQPALELVSELIQVKELSAGEGVGYGKTYTTSASEWIGTVPIGYADGWLRKMQGFSLLVEGNYCEIIGRVCMDQLMIRLPYQMPVGTKVTLIGKNQQAKITMQDVADQLGTIHYEVACVLGPRIPREYQE, via the coding sequence ATGGTTATTGCTTGGCATCGTCCGACAAAAGCAATTGTACATAAACAGGCAATTACAGAAAATGTAGCAAATGAAATAGCACGATTGAATGGGAAAGAATTGTTTGCTGTTGTCAAAGCAGATGGTTATGGTCATGGAGCAATCGAAACAGCAGAAGCTGCAAAAAAAGGTGGAGCTTCTGGTTTTTGCGTAGCTACTTTAGATGAGGGAATCGAGCTGAGAGAGGCAGGTTTCACACAACCTATTCTTGTATTGAATATGGTTCCGATCGATGCGTTGACACTTGCAGTCATCCACGATCTATCTATTACTGCGGGAACAAAAGAATGGTTGGAAGCTGCGGCTACTTATATAGCAGAACGACATCTAGAATATTTATTGAAATTGCATTTGAAAGTCGATACCGGAATGGGAAGAATTGGCTTTCTCAATAGTGCAGAAGTGAATGAGGCTGTGGAAATCATCCAAGATAGTCCCAATTTAGAATGGGAAGGGATCTATACTCATTTTTCTACAGCAGATCAAGCAGATACCACCTATTGGGAACAGCAGAACCAAAAATTCAGTGAGATCATCGAAAGTCTACCTACTTTACCAAGATATATCCACAGCAGTAATAGTGCCACTGCATTATGGCACGAAAAAGCTATAGGCAATATGATCCGCTATGGGGTAGCAATGTATGGCTTGAATCCATCCGGTCACGCGTTAGCGGAAGTGTATCCCCTACAACCAGCGCTTGAACTTGTATCTGAATTGATCCAAGTGAAAGAGTTGTCAGCAGGAGAAGGTGTAGGTTATGGAAAAACCTATACGACTTCAGCTTCAGAATGGATCGGAACTGTACCAATCGGTTACGCAGATGGTTGGTTACGGAAAATGCAAGGTTTCTCATTATTAGTGGAGGGAAATTATTGTGAGATCATTGGTCGTGTATGCATGGATCAATTGATGATCCGTCTGCCCTATCAAATGCCAGTAGGAACTAAAGTTACGTTGATCGGGAAAAATCAACAGGCTAAAATCACAATGCAAGATGTAGCAGATCAATTGGGTACGATCCATTACGAAGTCGCATGTGTGCTAGGGCCCCGTATACCTAGAGAATATCAAGAGTGA
- a CDS encoding type II toxin-antitoxin system PemK/MazF family toxin — MVKRGDIYFADLSPVVGSEQGGTRPVLVIQNNLGNHFSPTVIVAAITAKMAKPKLPTHIGIKATGTGIERDSVILLEQIRTIDKSRLKEKVCHLERSIMLDVDRALKISVGIEALVPVSK; from the coding sequence ATGGTAAAAAGAGGAGATATTTATTTTGCTGATCTTTCTCCGGTGGTAGGATCAGAACAAGGTGGGACAAGACCGGTCTTAGTGATTCAGAACAATTTAGGTAATCATTTTAGTCCAACGGTCATCGTAGCAGCAATCACTGCGAAAATGGCGAAACCTAAATTGCCCACACATATAGGAATCAAAGCGACCGGAACAGGGATCGAAAGAGACTCAGTCATTTTACTTGAACAAATCAGAACGATTGATAAGTCCAGATTAAAAGAAAAAGTCTGTCATTTAGAACGATCGATCATGTTAGATGTCGATCGTGCATTGAAAATCAGTGTTGGTATCGAAGCGCTTGTCCCAGTGTCAAAATAA
- a CDS encoding YhgE/Pip domain-containing protein — MKSIKNTINLYLLDWKRIFKNPVATLLIIAIMIIPSLYAWFNIKALWDPYGNTGELPIAVYSADKPAEFEGQEVAIGKEVLKSLHENKDLGWQFVDSKKELEDGVRSGEYYAGIYLPENFSEDLLSFMSGDIKKPEIEYTVNEKINAIAPKITDKGASTIQSQISSEFIRTASETLLKVFNEIGYDIDTNLVSINKVKSMILSTDENLDTIDGYTQQVLDLQKQLPDIKDKLAKANEFVDYLPEVDEMGQKVVELNDKMPELKEQAKIILDLQQKIPEIQDAGRQIAEIDNDFSSIEETMNQGIEEAKQGLTIIQQVQDILPDVKNLESQAKNLAADTKTGAEQLKEAVPGITTSVKTTLDSIGQVATNTASLADAINSALKTAVEDNKLTEEERENLVKLVDNISSSISSQQTAINSLIEFLTNLQKENGGENLTNIINLLNNISANLNTINSRLPNLKSIIQSASVEEIEKLVSEELTSITAAAKNVNDTIGKIDVNEVSTTVESILTQVIDTISTAQGALSKADQIDFDSLLNSTKATVTNAVAILEKYQKEMPAIGQEVHDANTMLNGNMETIVNGINKGADLYNNDLPVLEEKLGLAADFIQNDWPTIKNEINTTMTTVNDKMPEVETAVNAAADLITNDWPNIKAGIQKAADAIRKGEEEVDLGEVIKLLKLDATKESEFFTMPVELQTNSLYPIPNNGSASTPFYTALCLWVGAVLLSSVATTDYYLDKKARKNYTKREQFGARMLTFLTMAIAQSLIVTLGNMFLLGVYVVNPVYSVLFAVLIALSFMMIVYVLAALFDNVGKGIAIIILVLSISGGGGNYPIQVSGKFFQMINPFLPFTHAVNLLRESAGGIYWPNALHAILILVGIFIVVGIVGTVSYPFVSEKMKKFKEAAHESRIFH, encoded by the coding sequence ATGAAATCAATAAAAAATACAATAAACTTATATTTACTTGATTGGAAACGAATTTTTAAAAATCCTGTTGCGACTCTTTTGATCATCGCAATTATGATCATTCCTTCATTATATGCTTGGTTCAATATCAAAGCATTATGGGACCCTTATGGTAATACAGGGGAATTACCGATTGCTGTTTATAGTGCAGACAAGCCGGCTGAGTTTGAAGGACAAGAAGTCGCTATCGGAAAAGAAGTACTAAAATCATTACATGAAAATAAAGATTTAGGTTGGCAGTTCGTTGACTCTAAAAAAGAATTAGAAGACGGTGTACGGTCTGGGGAATATTATGCTGGTATCTATTTGCCAGAGAATTTCTCGGAGGATTTATTAAGCTTTATGAGTGGTGATATCAAAAAGCCGGAAATTGAATATACAGTCAATGAAAAAATCAATGCCATTGCACCAAAAATTACAGATAAAGGTGCATCTACGATCCAATCACAAATCTCCAGTGAATTTATTCGAACGGCGAGCGAAACTTTACTAAAAGTCTTTAATGAAATTGGGTACGATATTGATACAAACCTGGTAAGTATCAATAAAGTAAAATCAATGATTCTATCAACAGATGAAAACTTGGATACGATCGATGGCTATACCCAACAAGTACTTGATCTACAAAAACAACTTCCAGATATCAAAGACAAATTAGCGAAAGCAAATGAATTTGTTGATTATCTCCCAGAAGTAGATGAGATGGGACAAAAGGTCGTTGAATTGAACGATAAAATGCCAGAATTAAAGGAACAAGCCAAAATCATTCTTGACCTTCAACAAAAAATCCCGGAGATCCAAGATGCTGGACGACAAATTGCTGAAATCGACAACGATTTTTCATCAATCGAAGAAACGATGAATCAAGGAATCGAGGAAGCAAAACAAGGATTGACCATCATCCAACAAGTCCAAGACATCTTACCTGATGTGAAAAATTTAGAATCACAAGCGAAGAATCTCGCAGCGGATACCAAAACGGGCGCTGAACAATTAAAAGAAGCCGTACCAGGTATCACGACAAGCGTGAAGACGACGTTAGATTCGATTGGGCAAGTAGCGACAAATACAGCTAGTTTAGCTGATGCAATCAATTCTGCCCTAAAAACAGCTGTGGAAGATAATAAGTTGACAGAGGAAGAACGAGAAAATCTAGTGAAGCTAGTTGATAACATATCCTCTAGTATTAGTAGTCAGCAAACAGCAATAAATAGCCTAATAGAATTTTTAACAAATTTACAAAAAGAAAATGGTGGAGAGAACTTAACTAATATTATAAATCTATTAAACAATATCAGTGCAAATTTAAATACAATTAACTCACGTCTACCAAATCTTAAGAGTATCATTCAATCAGCTAGTGTAGAAGAAATTGAAAAATTAGTATCTGAAGAATTAACAAGTATAACAGCAGCTGCAAAAAATGTTAATGATACTATCGGTAAAATAGACGTAAATGAAGTCAGCACCACCGTTGAATCGATCTTGACACAAGTGATCGATACGATCAGTACAGCGCAAGGTGCGTTGAGTAAAGCAGATCAAATCGACTTTGATTCGCTATTAAATTCAACCAAAGCAACCGTAACAAATGCGGTGGCGATCTTAGAGAAATATCAAAAAGAAATGCCTGCAATCGGTCAAGAGGTCCATGATGCAAATACGATGCTAAACGGTAATATGGAAACGATCGTAAATGGAATCAATAAGGGAGCTGACCTATACAATAACGACTTACCTGTATTAGAAGAGAAACTTGGTTTAGCTGCTGATTTTATCCAAAATGATTGGCCAACGATCAAAAATGAAATCAATACCACAATGACCACCGTCAACGATAAAATGCCAGAAGTCGAAACAGCGGTGAATGCTGCGGCAGACTTGATCACGAATGACTGGCCAAACATCAAAGCTGGTATCCAAAAAGCCGCAGATGCGATCCGTAAAGGAGAAGAAGAGGTTGATCTTGGGGAAGTCATCAAACTCTTGAAATTAGATGCGACAAAGGAAAGTGAATTCTTTACGATGCCTGTGGAACTACAAACTAATTCGTTGTATCCAATCCCTAATAATGGATCAGCAAGTACACCGTTCTATACTGCGCTATGTTTGTGGGTAGGTGCGGTCTTACTTTCAAGTGTCGCTACAACAGATTATTATTTAGATAAAAAAGCGCGTAAAAACTATACAAAACGGGAACAGTTTGGCGCCCGCATGTTGACCTTCTTGACGATGGCGATCGCTCAAAGCTTGATCGTTACTTTAGGGAACATGTTCTTGCTTGGTGTGTATGTAGTGAATCCAGTCTACAGCGTACTGTTTGCTGTTTTGATTGCTTTGTCATTTATGATGATCGTCTATGTTTTAGCAGCGCTGTTTGACAATGTCGGCAAAGGGATAGCCATCATTATTCTTGTCTTGTCCATATCTGGTGGTGGTGGGAACTATCCAATTCAAGTTTCAGGGAAATTTTTCCAAATGATCAATCCTTTCTTGCCATTTACTCATGCAGTCAACCTCTTACGTGAATCAGCTGGTGGTATCTATTGGCCAAATGCCCTACATGCGATTTTGATATTAGTCGGCATATTTATTGTCGTAGGGATCGTTGGTACAGTGTCGTATCCATTTGTGAGTGAAAAAATGAAGAAATTCAAAGAAGCTGCGCATGAAAGTCGAATCTTCCACTAG